The Salinivibrio kushneri genomic interval TCAATAACGTTTAAGAAAAGGACGCCCTATGGATGTGCAAACCCTTTCCTCCCGTGCGCCGGGGCTGGATAGAAAAGCGTGGATCTTGTTTGCTGACATTGCCCTGTTTTTCATCTTGTATAATACTCTGCCGTTTGAAACAGATGTCACAACCGGCCTGAGTCTACTGATATTCATTGCCGTGCTATGGCTGACTGAAGCGATTCATGTCAGCATCACCGCGATCCTGGTGCCCATTATGGCCGTCGCGCTTGGCGTGTTTGAAACACCCGCGGCGATGTCAAATTTCGCTAATCCCATCATTTTTCTCTTTCTCGGTGGCTTTGCCTTGGCAGCCGCGCTGCAGGCCCAAGGCCTCGATCAAGCCATCGCCAATAAAGTGCTCACGATTGCGCAGGGCAAAATGTCAGTGGCCGTGATGATGCTGTTTGGGGTCACCGCCGCCCTTTCCATGTGGATCAGTAACACCGCGACCACCGCCATGATGTTGCCATTGGTGTTAGGCATTTTACACAAGGTGAACAATCAAAAAGATCATGGCACTTATGTGTTTGTGCTCTTGGGTATTGCCTATTGCGCGAGCATCGGCGGCATAGCAACCATTGTCGGTAGTCCCCCTAATGCGATTGCAGCGGCTGAAGCCGGGCTTAGCTTCGCAGATTGGATGAAACTAGGCCTGCCTGTCACTCTGATATTGCTCCCCGTCGCGGTTATCGTCTTGTATGCACTGACCAAGCCGAACCTTAACCACCGTTTTGAAGCGGATCAGCGTGACTTCACCTGGAGCACACCTCGCGTGATCACGCTTGTGATTTTCGCACTGACCGTCAGCGCTTGGATTTTCAGTAAACCATTGAATGCCAT includes:
- a CDS encoding SLC13 family permease, which gives rise to MDVQTLSSRAPGLDRKAWILFADIALFFILYNTLPFETDVTTGLSLLIFIAVLWLTEAIHVSITAILVPIMAVALGVFETPAAMSNFANPIIFLFLGGFALAAALQAQGLDQAIANKVLTIAQGKMSVAVMMLFGVTAALSMWISNTATTAMMLPLVLGILHKVNNQKDHGTYVFVLLGIAYCASIGGIATIVGSPPNAIAAAEAGLSFADWMKLGLPVTLILLPVAVIVLYALTKPNLNHRFEADQRDFTWSTPRVITLVIFALTVSAWIFSKPLNAMLGGLSKFDTIVALSAIVLLGATRVVKWKEVEKTADWGVLLLFGGGICLSNVLKATGTSLFLANHLSNALTGSGLFFTMLGVVAFVIFLTEFASNTASAALLVPVFATIAEALGVSPVALSALIAIAASCAFMLPVATPPNAIVFGSGHIEQRDMMRVGLYLNIVCIAVLAIFTRLFW